A single genomic interval of Haloterrigena salifodinae harbors:
- a CDS encoding DUF7521 family protein, whose translation MTVAGLSQALLMVMQMAVFALSLGLTLISFQSYRQRQSKRLESAFIGFAFLSMGVGLTTIVSQLPDPMTLFRVVETVPFIVGFGMLYVSLYR comes from the coding sequence ATGACCGTCGCCGGGCTCAGTCAGGCGCTGCTCATGGTGATGCAGATGGCCGTCTTCGCGCTCTCGCTCGGGCTGACGCTCATCAGCTTCCAGTCCTACCGCCAACGCCAGTCCAAGCGCCTGGAGTCCGCGTTCATCGGCTTCGCGTTTCTCAGTATGGGTGTCGGACTCACGACGATCGTTTCGCAACTCCCCGATCCGATGACGCTGTTTCGCGTCGTCGAGACGGTGCCGTTTATCGTCGGTTTCGGCATGCTCTACGTCTCGCTGTACCGGTAA
- a CDS encoding ArsR/SmtB family transcription factor has product MDDESSIEEILNTIGDEHARTVLASISREPGSAKELAERLDLSQPTIYRRLELLEANDLIEYRTLVADDGNHYKEYTCNFNSTVISLDDDEYDVRIFREENLPDRFSQLWDELGVN; this is encoded by the coding sequence ATGGACGACGAATCCTCCATCGAGGAGATTCTCAATACGATCGGGGACGAGCACGCCCGGACCGTCCTCGCCTCGATCAGCCGCGAGCCCGGCTCCGCGAAGGAGTTGGCCGAGCGGCTCGATCTCTCCCAACCGACGATCTATCGCCGCCTCGAGCTCCTCGAAGCGAACGATCTTATCGAGTACCGCACCCTCGTCGCGGACGACGGGAACCACTACAAGGAGTACACGTGTAACTTCAACAGCACGGTCATCTCGCTCGACGACGACGAGTACGACGTTCGTATCTTCCGGGAGGAGAACCTCCCCGATCGGTTTTCACAGCTCTGGGACGAACTCGGCGTGAACTAA
- a CDS encoding DUF7835 family putative zinc beta-ribbon protein, with protein MATTNGVSDGMTEPCAVCGTDTLHEVSIQLITEGDDDETAQYSREPYRVRECSRCGNRESKRMNNA; from the coding sequence ATGGCAACGACGAACGGCGTATCAGACGGGATGACCGAACCGTGTGCGGTCTGCGGAACCGATACGCTTCACGAGGTTTCGATCCAACTGATAACCGAGGGCGACGACGACGAAACCGCTCAGTACTCCCGCGAACCCTACCGCGTCCGCGAGTGCTCGCGCTGTGGCAACCGCGAGAGCAAGCGGATGAACAACGCGTGA